The genomic interval TGTTGCGAATAGTTTAAATACTCATTTTTTTTGCAACTCTTTTTATGGATACAGAAATAATTGTATCTTCGGGTTCAAGTTTTTAATCATCAAAAAAAGGAGGATATCATGCAAACCTACATTCTGTTCACAAAACTATCAACTGATCTTTCGTATGAGATGAGAAACCGCGAACGCCAGGGACGGAGCTGGCTTGATCATGTCAAGACCAAATGTCCTGAAGTGAAATTCCTTTCGCACTACGCCATTATGGGCGAATACGATTTTATCGATATCTACGAAGCGCCCGATCCTGAAATCGCTGCCAAGGTATCGCTGATCAGCCAGGCCAACGGAGCCGTTCAAGCCAGGAGTATGCTGGCCATTCCCTACAAGCGGTTCCTGGAGCTCACCGAGGAAATTTAATTAAAAAACTTATTTCACCGCAAAAGCGCTAAGGCGCAGAGATTTTTAGAAAGAATTAATCTTTTTCTTCTCTGCGTCTCTGCGCCTCTCCGGTAGTTTATTTTGCATCAACGCAGATATTTTATAGCCTCTCCCCCCTGATTCATCAGCAAATCCAGAATACTTAATCCGCTGATAAAACCGTGCTTCTCAGCAAAAACCTGATGATATATTTTAAAGCTATCATCTGATGTCGGTCGCTTTGGCGAAAAAGCTGTGCGTAAATCTTCCATGCCGACTAGCTGTTTTTCAAAATGATCAGTGTAACTTATGCGGATTTCGATGCCGATAAGCGCCAGCACGGCGGTGAGTATGTGGTGGTTGAAATCGATCAGATGGGTGGCATTACTTTCGTAAATTTTCAGCAGCTCGTCCTGGTAATAGAGAAAATAAGGAGAGTTGGCATACGCGGTGCGGATGGCGCGCCAATGCAGAACTTTCCAGTTGGTTTGGGTGTCGGTTAATATTTCGTGCGTTTTGGTTCGGTTGCCGTGGGGTTTGTGCACAGGAATGGTGAGTGGCAGCCTTCCGTTGGCAGTTGCTATCTCGCAGCGGTTGCGGTAGGTTTGCCGGGGATACGTTTCATGCCTTTCTATAATTACCTCGCCAGTCGCCAGCATGGCAGCCACATAATGCACCGGTGGCAGATAGGCTGTGGAAAGTAAGACGGGTTTTGTAAATTCCATGAAAATAGGTTAGCTGGTTAAAACGCTGCGAAAGTAGCAAGTTTGCAACAAAAAAAAGTGCGGCATCATTTGCCGCACTCTTCATTACCGTTTCAAATAAAATAAGGAGGATTACTTTTTCTCTACGGTAGCTTCTTGTTTATTTTTAAGCAGTACTTCTTCAATCACCTGCTTCATGGTTTCTTTGGGTAAGGCGCCCTGTGCCATCTGCGGCTGCTCATCCTTGGGGCAAAACAGTAGCGATGGAATGCTGCGAATACCGAAAGCTGCAGAAAGTTCCTGCTGATCTTCCGTATCAACTTTATAAATGTGAACCTTACCAGCATACTCTTTGGAAAGTTCTTCAAGTATGGGCGCTACCATTTTGCAAGGCTGGCACCAGTCGGCGTAGAAGTCGATCAGGCAAGGCAGGTCGCCTTCGTATTTCCACTCTTTGTTTTTTTCAAAATCGAATACTTTTTTCAGAAATGTTTCTTTGGTCAAATGTTCCATTGTTATAGGTTTTTTATGATTATTAAAAATTAAATTTCCCAGGGGTTAGTCCTTCAGCAGCTCTTGCTGAATAATGCGTTCGAATGCTGCTTTATCTTTGTAACCGCGATCCATGCGTGGCTGGCCCTGGGCTGGAATGTAAAGAAATGCCGGGATGCTGCTGACTTGAAAAACGGCTGCCAGCTCTTTTTCTACCATGGTGTCTATTTTATAAACTTTTACCTTTCCTTCGTAGTCCTGCGCTATCTCTTCGAGCACGGGGGCTACCATTTTGCAGGGCTTGCACCAGTCGGCGTAAAAATCGATGATGGCCGGCTCGCTACCTTCGTAAATCCACTCCTGTGGATTCTTTTCGTAATTCCATATTTTTGATTTAAAAGTCGCAGCGGTAAGAAATTCAGGCGAAATAGATGATTTCTCGTCGCTACTCATTGTGGTGGCGGCTTCAGCCTTGACGGTTTGTTTTTCGTCGCCGGTAGTATTGTTGCAAGCTGTGCTGCTAAAGGCTATCAGCAGGCTAATGATGGTTATCATTGTTGTTTTTCTCATTATGTTATCGATGTTTTGATGATGGTTACAATTTTATAAGTTGGCTGCAAAACTATAATTATTTCATTTAGTAAATCGTTTCAGTATCACTTTTTATGTATTTTTGCAAAAACCCTGCTAAACCCAATTCATCTGTTATGATAGGTCAGATTGACAGCAAACTTTTATAAATGATTTTTTAAAAATGAAACACTTGATAGACCAACTCAAGCCTGTAGAGTTTGAAGCGGCCTTTGCCAGCAACGAACAATGTCAGGAATTTTTGGCAGCTGAGAAGTGGAAAGATGGTTTTGTGTGTCGCAAATGTGGCAACACGAATTATTGTAAAGGCAAAACACCCTTCTCGCGACGATGCACGCGCTGCAAGCACGACGAGTCGGCAACGGCACACACCATTTTTCATCGTTGCAAAATAGAACTCACCGAAGCTTTTGCTATAGCCTACAGCGTTTGCAGCGACCCCGACATCTCGTCGTATGAGCTGTCACGCCGTCTGGAAAAGCGTCAGATGACCTGCTGGAAATTCAAAAAACTAATCACCGATTGTATTAGTCGCAATGGCAGTCTGCAATTTGTTCAGCCGGTTGCTGATGAGAAGGAACCTCTTTCGTAATAAACCGCAGTCCACCAACAACGAACAACGAACAACAAACAACGAACAACAAACAACGAACAATAAACAACGAACAACTATCTAATCCCATTTAAAAAAACTTAATTCGACAGCCTTAGGATGAAAAAATTTACTTTTGTCCAAACTTTAAAAATTAAAAATATAATTCGTCATGAGTGTTTTGGTTGATAAAAATTCGAGGGTAATCGTGCAGGGATTTACCGGCAGCGAAGGAACTTTTCACGCACAGCAAATGATTGAGTATGGTACGCAGGTAGTCGGAGGCGTTACGCCTGGCAAAGGTGGCCAGACGCACCTCGATCGCCCGGTTTTTAATACGGTTCGCGAGGCTGTGGAGCAGCAAGGTGCCAATGTTTCGTTGATTTTTGTGCCGCCGGCTTTTGCTGCCGATGCCATTATGGAAGCTGCTGATGCAGGCATTGGCGTAGTTATTTGTATAACCGAAGGCATCCCCACCAAAGACATGATAATGGTGATGGAGTTTTTGAAAGATAAAAAAACCCGTTTGGTTGGTCCCAATTGTCCGGGCGTAATCACACCGGGCGAAGCCAAAGTAGGCATTATGCCTGGCTTTATTCATACTCCCGGTCGTGTGGGTGTTGTCTCACGTTCGGGAACGCTAACCTACGAAGCCGTCGATCAGCTCACCAAAGCCGGCCTGGGACAAACTACTGCCATAGGCATTGGCGGCGACCCAATTATTGGCACCACCACGCGTGACGCTATCGAACTTTTTATGCACGATCCCAAAACCGAAGGCATTGTGATGATTGGTGAAATTGGCGGAACCATGGAGGCCGAAGCGGCTGAATACGTAAAAGCGAACAGCCATAAACCTGTGGTCGGATTTATTGCCGGTGCCACCGCTCCCAAAGGCCGAACCATGGGTCATGCCGGTGCCATTATCGGCGGAAAAGATGATACCGCCGAAGCCAAGAAAAAAATCATGCGTGAGTGTGGCATCCACGTGGTGGACTCGCCCGCTGACATCGGCAAGAAAATGGCCGAGCTGCTCAAGGCATAATCCAACTTTACGCGTGAATCCATAAAATATTACGGAAGCTAGGCACAAAGAATTTTTAAATATTTAGTTATCAGGCCTTCGATAGCTTGTTGTGATTCACAATAAAACATTGATAAAAACACAAACGGTTGGCTGTTGCAAGTCAGCCGTTTTTTGTTGCAATGCGGATTTACTTACTTTTGCACCTCTTTTTTAACTATCAATTCAAGTACAATGCAGATTCCTTCAAAATACGATCCGTCGCTTACCGAAGACAAGTGGTACCAATGCTGGATGGAGAAAGGTTATTTCAGATCAGTGCCCGACGACCGGGAGCCTTTTTGTATCGTCATTCCGCCGCCTAACGTTACCGG from Bacteroidales bacterium carries:
- a CDS encoding GYD domain-containing protein is translated as MQTYILFTKLSTDLSYEMRNRERQGRSWLDHVKTKCPEVKFLSHYAIMGEYDFIDIYEAPDPEIAAKVSLISQANGAVQARSMLAIPYKRFLELTEEI
- a CDS encoding WbqC family protein; this encodes MEFTKPVLLSTAYLPPVHYVAAMLATGEVIIERHETYPRQTYRNRCEIATANGRLPLTIPVHKPHGNRTKTHEILTDTQTNWKVLHWRAIRTAYANSPYFLYYQDELLKIYESNATHLIDFNHHILTAVLALIGIEIRISYTDHFEKQLVGMEDLRTAFSPKRPTSDDSFKIYHQVFAEKHGFISGLSILDLLMNQGGEAIKYLR
- a CDS encoding thioredoxin domain-containing protein; protein product: MRKTTMITIISLLIAFSSTACNNTTGDEKQTVKAEAATTMSSDEKSSISPEFLTAATFKSKIWNYEKNPQEWIYEGSEPAIIDFYADWCKPCKMVAPVLEEIAQDYEGKVKVYKIDTMVEKELAAVFQVSSIPAFLYIPAQGQPRMDRGYKDKAAFERIIQQELLKD
- a CDS encoding transposase, whose amino-acid sequence is MKHLIDQLKPVEFEAAFASNEQCQEFLAAEKWKDGFVCRKCGNTNYCKGKTPFSRRCTRCKHDESATAHTIFHRCKIELTEAFAIAYSVCSDPDISSYELSRRLEKRQMTCWKFKKLITDCISRNGSLQFVQPVADEKEPLS
- the sucD gene encoding succinate--CoA ligase subunit alpha, producing the protein MSVLVDKNSRVIVQGFTGSEGTFHAQQMIEYGTQVVGGVTPGKGGQTHLDRPVFNTVREAVEQQGANVSLIFVPPAFAADAIMEAADAGIGVVICITEGIPTKDMIMVMEFLKDKKTRLVGPNCPGVITPGEAKVGIMPGFIHTPGRVGVVSRSGTLTYEAVDQLTKAGLGQTTAIGIGGDPIIGTTTRDAIELFMHDPKTEGIVMIGEIGGTMEAEAAEYVKANSHKPVVGFIAGATAPKGRTMGHAGAIIGGKDDTAEAKKKIMRECGIHVVDSPADIGKKMAELLKA